One genomic region from Sorangium aterium encodes:
- a CDS encoding LeuA family protein: protein MAIAASGTRPTELIYDWNEVGRVGRVIPENIGFFDETLRDGLQNPSVADPNIERKLKLLHLMAKIGIQIADVGLPGSSQRAFEDVLRMCREVADNNLPLRVACAGRTVVSDITPMIEISQRAGIPVEIYAFIGSSPIRQLAEAWDVDLIAQRSAAAIDAGVKAGLPVAYVTEDTTRSRPEVLATLFKVAIDHGASRLCLCDTVGHATPDGVRNLINFTRAIVAGAGASVGIDWHGHNDRGLALENAIWALQFGADRVHGTALGIGERVGNAAMELILLNMKLLGLLEHQDLTHLLEYCTTAAQAVGWEVPINYPLVGRDAFRTATGVHAAAIIKAESKGDAWMADRIYSGVPAGMFGRKQEICVGYMSGASNVNYWLRQRKIEPSKELVDAILAKAKATDHILSEEEIQAAIELHRGRQA from the coding sequence ATGGCGATCGCTGCCTCCGGTACCCGCCCGACCGAGCTGATCTACGACTGGAACGAGGTGGGGCGCGTCGGGCGGGTCATTCCGGAGAACATCGGCTTCTTCGACGAGACCCTGCGCGACGGCCTGCAGAACCCATCGGTCGCCGACCCGAACATCGAGCGCAAGCTCAAGCTGCTCCACCTGATGGCCAAGATCGGCATCCAGATCGCCGATGTCGGCCTGCCCGGCAGCTCGCAACGGGCGTTCGAGGACGTGCTCCGGATGTGCAGGGAGGTGGCCGATAACAACCTGCCGCTCCGCGTCGCCTGCGCAGGCCGCACGGTCGTCTCGGACATCACGCCCATGATCGAGATCTCCCAGCGCGCAGGGATCCCTGTGGAGATCTACGCCTTCATCGGATCGAGCCCGATCCGCCAGCTCGCGGAGGCGTGGGACGTCGACCTCATCGCGCAGCGGAGCGCCGCGGCGATCGACGCGGGCGTGAAGGCCGGGCTCCCCGTCGCCTACGTCACGGAAGACACGACGCGCTCGCGCCCCGAGGTGCTGGCGACGCTCTTCAAGGTCGCCATCGATCACGGCGCGTCCCGGCTATGCCTGTGCGATACCGTCGGGCACGCGACGCCGGACGGGGTTCGCAACCTCATCAACTTCACGCGGGCCATCGTCGCGGGGGCCGGGGCGTCGGTCGGCATCGACTGGCACGGCCACAACGATCGCGGCCTCGCGCTCGAGAACGCGATCTGGGCGCTCCAGTTCGGCGCGGACCGGGTGCACGGCACCGCCCTCGGGATCGGCGAGCGGGTCGGCAACGCCGCGATGGAGCTCATCCTGCTCAACATGAAGCTCCTCGGCCTCCTCGAGCACCAGGACCTCACCCACCTCCTCGAGTACTGCACGACGGCCGCGCAGGCGGTCGGCTGGGAGGTGCCCATCAATTATCCCCTGGTCGGACGGGACGCCTTCCGCACGGCGACCGGCGTGCACGCGGCGGCCATCATCAAGGCCGAGTCGAAGGGCGACGCCTGGATGGCCGACCGGATCTACTCCGGCGTCCCCGCCGGCATGTTCGGGCGAAAGCAGGAGATCTGCGTGGGCTACATGTCCGGGGCCTCCAACGTGAACTACTGGCTCCGGCAGCGGAAGATCGAGCCCTCGAAGGAGCTCGTCGACGCCATCCTGGCGAAGGCCAAGGCCACCGACCACATCCTGTCCGAGGAGGAGATCCAGGCCGCGATCGAGCTGCACCGCGGCCGCCAGGCCTGA